The following are from one region of the Phaenicophaeus curvirostris isolate KB17595 chromosome 36, BPBGC_Pcur_1.0, whole genome shotgun sequence genome:
- the LOC138732715 gene encoding LOW QUALITY PROTEIN: alpha-2,8-sialyltransferase 8E-like (The sequence of the model RefSeq protein was modified relative to this genomic sequence to represent the inferred CDS: inserted 2 bases in 2 codons), translated as MKSQRRGLRAPGTVSSGQGGNSGRSKQKGRQELGSDAPDRPTEWRKSPFQDHLYKTCAVVGNAGILRNSSCGSQIDGYQFVIRFNLPSADFPEDVGRKSSVVTVNPSILHTRFHGLNGRRLPFVEAAASYGKTWFFIPAFSYPGNSEVSYRALYALQDSLSQSHVFFFHPQYLSALSKYWHDRGFHTYRLSSGFMLVNAALEMCEHISLCGVWPFSLHPDGRVLPHHYYDNVLPTXRIHIMPREFAYYVDMHFXGVLRLHVGTC; from the exons GCAGGGGGGCAACTCGGGACGTTCCAAGCAGAaggggaggcaggagctggggtcGGACGCCCCTGACAGACCCACCGAATGGCGG AAATCCCCATTTCAGGACCATCTCTACAAAACCTGTGCTGTGGTGGGAAATGCAGGAATCCTCAGGAACAGTAGCTGTGGCTCTCAAATTGACGGGTACCAGTTTGTAATCAG GTTTAACCTGCCATCTGCAGACTTCCCTGAGGATGTGGGCAGAAAGTCAAGCGTTGTCACTGTGAATCCCAGTATCCTTCATACACG GTTTCACGGTCTGAATGGTCGGCGCCTGCCATTTgtggaggcagcagcttcctacGGAAAGACTTGGTTCTTCATCCCAGCTTTCTCCTACCCTGGCAACAGTGAGGTTTCTTACCGAGCACTCTATGCCTTACAGGACTCTCTGTCCCAGTCACACGTCTTCTTCTTCCATCCTCAGTACCTGAGTGCTCTAAGCAAGTACTGGCACGATCGTGGGTTTCACACCTATCGCCTGTCCTCAGGTTTCATGCTAGTGAACGCCGCTCTGGAGATGTGTGAACACATTTCTCTCTGCGGCGTCTGGCCCTTCTCTTTGCACCCTGATGGCCGCGTCCTGCCCCATCATTACTATGACAACGTGCTTCCAA GCAGGATACACATCATGCCCAGAGAGTTCGCTTACTACGTGGATATGCACT GCGGGGTCCTTCGGCTGCACGTGGGGACGTGCTGA
- the LOC138732723 gene encoding acrosin-like isoform X1, giving the protein MPARPTAFPGRIAREGGRASAPAVARHPAGHSRASGFHRTCGHRPMDYDAGTSRVVGGRDAQPGAWPWIVSIQSPWQAGTGHVCGGSLIGTQWVLTAAHCFTGTTSTEMWRVVAGATDLTQLGPEAQVRSIKRLVVHEQYNETSQRNDIALLELDQPVRCSSHVQLACLPDASIRVSQLAPCYVSGWGATDEESGTSHVLQEAQVPLIDTRVCNSSGWYRGAIHPHNLCAGYPQGGIDTCQGDSGGPLMCTKRRSDRFWLVGLTSWGTGCARVRRPGIYTSTQHFRDWILGKMGMNPAGAAAPTSQPTHAGKTPCPVPRRKIKKLVNLLQAILKSIKEMYA; this is encoded by the exons ATGCCCGCCCGCCCCACGGCGTTCCCTGGCCGCATCGCGAGGGAAGGCGGCCGAGCTTCAGCCCCAGCGGTGGCCAGGCACCCGGCAGGGCACTCACGAGCCTCTGGTTTCCACAGGACCTGCGGACACCGGCCCATGGATTACGATGCTGGCACGTCGCGTGTCGTCGGGGGCAGAGATGCCCAGCCGGGCGCCTGGCCCTGGATCGTCAGCATCCAGAGCCCCTGGCAAGCCGGCACGGGGCACGTCTGCGGAGGGAGCCTCATCGGCACACAGTGGGTCCTCACGGCCGCCCACTGCTTCACCGGGACCAC GAGCACCGAGATGTGGCGTGTGGTGGCCGGTGCCACCGATCTGACCCAACTGGGCCCCGAGGCTCAAGTACGGAGCATAAAGCGGCTCGTTGTTCATGAACAATACAACGAGACCTCGCAGAGGAACGACATTGCCCTGCTGGAGCTGGACCAGCCCGTCCGGTGCAGCTCCCACGTGCAGCTCGCCTGCCTGCCTGACGCCTCGATCCGAGTGTCGCAGCTCGCGCCCTGCTACGTCAGCGGCTGGGGCGCCACCGACGAGGAAT CCGGAACCTCCCACGTGCTGCAGGAGGCCCAGGTGCCCCTCATCGACACCCGCGTTTGCAACAGCAGCGGGTGGTACCGCGGGGCCATCCACCCCCACAACCTGTGTGCGGGATACCCGCAGGGTGGCATCGACACCTGTCAG ggggacagcgggggtcCTCTCATGTGCACAAAGCGCCGTTCGGACCGCTTCTGGCTGGTGGGACTGACCAGCTGGGGAACAGGCTGTGCCAGGGTCCGTCGGCCGGGGATCTACACCTCCACGCAGCACTTCCGAGACTGGATCCTGGGGAAGATGGGGATGAACCCAGCAGGGGCGGCTGCACCGACCTCACAGCCAACACACGCGGGCAAGACACCCTGTCCAGTTCCACGACGGAAGATAAAAAAGTTGGTTAATCTGCTGCAGGCTATCCTGAAGTCCATAAAGGAAATGTACGCTTGA
- the LOC138732723 gene encoding acrosin-like isoform X2 → MSVLLVLVLLTLCRPVQGTGDTCETCGHRPMDYDAGTSRVVGGRDAQPGAWPWIVSIQSPWQAGTGHVCGGSLIGTQWVLTAAHCFTGTTSTEMWRVVAGATDLTQLGPEAQVRSIKRLVVHEQYNETSQRNDIALLELDQPVRCSSHVQLACLPDASIRVSQLAPCYVSGWGATDEESGTSHVLQEAQVPLIDTRVCNSSGWYRGAIHPHNLCAGYPQGGIDTCQGDSGGPLMCTKRRSDRFWLVGLTSWGTGCARVRRPGIYTSTQHFRDWILGKMGMNPAGAAAPTSQPTHAGKTPCPVPRRKIKKLVNLLQAILKSIKEMYA, encoded by the exons ATGAGCGTCCTCCTCGTCCTCGTGCTGCTGACCCTGTGCCGGCCCGTGCAGGGCACGGGGGACACCTGCGA GACCTGCGGACACCGGCCCATGGATTACGATGCTGGCACGTCGCGTGTCGTCGGGGGCAGAGATGCCCAGCCGGGCGCCTGGCCCTGGATCGTCAGCATCCAGAGCCCCTGGCAAGCCGGCACGGGGCACGTCTGCGGAGGGAGCCTCATCGGCACACAGTGGGTCCTCACGGCCGCCCACTGCTTCACCGGGACCAC GAGCACCGAGATGTGGCGTGTGGTGGCCGGTGCCACCGATCTGACCCAACTGGGCCCCGAGGCTCAAGTACGGAGCATAAAGCGGCTCGTTGTTCATGAACAATACAACGAGACCTCGCAGAGGAACGACATTGCCCTGCTGGAGCTGGACCAGCCCGTCCGGTGCAGCTCCCACGTGCAGCTCGCCTGCCTGCCTGACGCCTCGATCCGAGTGTCGCAGCTCGCGCCCTGCTACGTCAGCGGCTGGGGCGCCACCGACGAGGAAT CCGGAACCTCCCACGTGCTGCAGGAGGCCCAGGTGCCCCTCATCGACACCCGCGTTTGCAACAGCAGCGGGTGGTACCGCGGGGCCATCCACCCCCACAACCTGTGTGCGGGATACCCGCAGGGTGGCATCGACACCTGTCAG ggggacagcgggggtcCTCTCATGTGCACAAAGCGCCGTTCGGACCGCTTCTGGCTGGTGGGACTGACCAGCTGGGGAACAGGCTGTGCCAGGGTCCGTCGGCCGGGGATCTACACCTCCACGCAGCACTTCCGAGACTGGATCCTGGGGAAGATGGGGATGAACCCAGCAGGGGCGGCTGCACCGACCTCACAGCCAACACACGCGGGCAAGACACCCTGTCCAGTTCCACGACGGAAGATAAAAAAGTTGGTTAATCTGCTGCAGGCTATCCTGAAGTCCATAAAGGAAATGTACGCTTGA
- the LOC138732723 gene encoding acrosin-like isoform X3, which yields MTEEKYKHSTTRTCGHRPMDYDAGTSRVVGGRDAQPGAWPWIVSIQSPWQAGTGHVCGGSLIGTQWVLTAAHCFTGTTSTEMWRVVAGATDLTQLGPEAQVRSIKRLVVHEQYNETSQRNDIALLELDQPVRCSSHVQLACLPDASIRVSQLAPCYVSGWGATDEESGTSHVLQEAQVPLIDTRVCNSSGWYRGAIHPHNLCAGYPQGGIDTCQGDSGGPLMCTKRRSDRFWLVGLTSWGTGCARVRRPGIYTSTQHFRDWILGKMGMNPAGAAAPTSQPTHAGKTPCPVPRRKIKKLVNLLQAILKSIKEMYA from the exons GACCTGCGGACACCGGCCCATGGATTACGATGCTGGCACGTCGCGTGTCGTCGGGGGCAGAGATGCCCAGCCGGGCGCCTGGCCCTGGATCGTCAGCATCCAGAGCCCCTGGCAAGCCGGCACGGGGCACGTCTGCGGAGGGAGCCTCATCGGCACACAGTGGGTCCTCACGGCCGCCCACTGCTTCACCGGGACCAC GAGCACCGAGATGTGGCGTGTGGTGGCCGGTGCCACCGATCTGACCCAACTGGGCCCCGAGGCTCAAGTACGGAGCATAAAGCGGCTCGTTGTTCATGAACAATACAACGAGACCTCGCAGAGGAACGACATTGCCCTGCTGGAGCTGGACCAGCCCGTCCGGTGCAGCTCCCACGTGCAGCTCGCCTGCCTGCCTGACGCCTCGATCCGAGTGTCGCAGCTCGCGCCCTGCTACGTCAGCGGCTGGGGCGCCACCGACGAGGAAT CCGGAACCTCCCACGTGCTGCAGGAGGCCCAGGTGCCCCTCATCGACACCCGCGTTTGCAACAGCAGCGGGTGGTACCGCGGGGCCATCCACCCCCACAACCTGTGTGCGGGATACCCGCAGGGTGGCATCGACACCTGTCAG ggggacagcgggggtcCTCTCATGTGCACAAAGCGCCGTTCGGACCGCTTCTGGCTGGTGGGACTGACCAGCTGGGGAACAGGCTGTGCCAGGGTCCGTCGGCCGGGGATCTACACCTCCACGCAGCACTTCCGAGACTGGATCCTGGGGAAGATGGGGATGAACCCAGCAGGGGCGGCTGCACCGACCTCACAGCCAACACACGCGGGCAAGACACCCTGTCCAGTTCCACGACGGAAGATAAAAAAGTTGGTTAATCTGCTGCAGGCTATCCTGAAGTCCATAAAGGAAATGTACGCTTGA